The Pan troglodytes isolate AG18354 chromosome 1, NHGRI_mPanTro3-v2.0_pri, whole genome shotgun sequence genome includes a region encoding these proteins:
- the LOC112207983 gene encoding heterogeneous nuclear ribonucleoprotein C-like 2, with product MASSITNKMDPHSMNSRVFIGNLNTLVVKKSDVEAIFSKYGKIAGCSVHKGFAFVQYDKEKNARAAVAGEDGRMIADQVVDINLAAEPKVNRGNAGVKRSAAEMYGSSFDLDYGFQRHYYDGMYSFPARVPPPPPIALAVVPSKRQRVSGNTSRRGKSGFNSKSGKRGSSKSGKLKGDDLQAIKQELTQIKQKVDSLLENLEKIEKEQSKQEVEVKNAKSEEEQSSSSMKNDETHVKMESEGGAEDSAEEGDPLDDDDNEDQGDNQLELIKNNVKETEEGEYNRDSTNGQDDS from the coding sequence ATGGCCAGCAGCATTACCAACAAGATGGATCCTCACTCCATGAACTCCCGTGTGTTCATTGGGAATCTCAACACTCTTGTTGTCAAGAAATCGGATGTGGAGGCGATCTTTTCCAAGTATGGCAAAATTGCAGGCTGCTCTGTTCATAAGGGCTTTGCCTTCGTTCAATATGATAAGGAGAAAAATGCCCGGGCTGCTGTAGCAGGAGAGGATGGCAGAATGATTGCTGACCAGGTTGTAGATATTAACCTGGCTGCAGAGCCAAAAGTGAACCGAGGAAACGCAGGTGTGAAACGATCAGCAGCAGAGATGTACGGCTCCTCTTTTGACTTGGACTATGGCTTTCAACGGCATTATTATGATGGGATGTACAGTTTCCCAGCACGtgtacctcctcctcctcccattgCTCTGGCTGTAGTGCCCTCGAAACGTCAGCGCGTATCAGGAAACACCTCACGAAGGGGCAAAAGTGGCTTCAATTCTAAGAGTGGAAAGCGGGGATCTTCCAAGTCTGGAAAGCTGAAAGGAGATGACCTTCAGGCCATTAAGCAGGAGTTGACCCAGATAAAACAGAAAGTGGATTCTCTCCTGGAAAACctggaaaaaattgaaaaggaacagAGCAAACAAGAGGTAGAGGTGAAAAATGCTAAGTCAGAAGAGGAGCAGAGCAGTAGCTCCATGAAGAACGATGAGACTCATGTGAAGATGGAGTCTGAGGGGGGTGCAGAAGACTCTGCTGAGGAGGGGGACCCActggatgatgatgataatgaagatCAGGGGGACAACCAGCTGGAGTTGATCAAGAATAATGTAaaagagactgaggaaggagagtataacaGAGACAGCACCAATGGCCAGGATGACTCTTAA